TTTTTGTGTGGTGTTTCTTCCCAGGTTAACTCAGGATAAGACTTCTCTTTCCACCTTTTCAGTTCGCTTATATGGGCTGAACCTGCCGTGATGATGAATTTGCCTTTTAGATCACCAAACGAATGTGGACGTGTCGTCCCCTTGCGATAAACCAGTTGTTGTATAACTGAAGCGTAGGCAGGGCCAGTGCGTGTTTGATTTAGCCTGTCTTTATTGTAGATAAGCCCGGCAGCCAGGAAATCTGCCTTATCGTTTTCCAAGTCGTCAAAAAGTTGCTTAATGTTGGGACGAAACTTAATGACAAGTTTAACCCCCAGATAATCGGCAAACCGTTTGATTAATTCATAGTCGAATCCTGTTGGTTCGTTTTTGCTGTTAAGAGAGATCAGAGGAGAGTTGATGGTACTCACCCGTAGCTCTCCTCGTGCCAGAATTTTGTTTATCTGCTCCTGCTGTTTGTTGGGCCAATTGATATTGAGGCCAATGATGGCAGCAGAGAGGAGCGCGATAATTACGATAACAAAATAATTTATCTTTATGTTATTCAAATAGTTATCTCTTTACAGAACGATTGGGAACCGTGCGAAGTGTAAGATAATAGCATGGTTAAATTTCCAGTAATCGAGAATTTTGCGTAACAAAGGAGGGATGTGCAACCCTATTAAACCAATTTTGGCACTTTATTGAATGTATTACAGGGTGGATAAATAACCACGCAAACGGTTTCGTCAGAGGAAACATTCCTCTATAATGCTTGCAGTTTCCCCTGAGGCATCAGTCAGGCTTTGCTTCTAAGATGAGAGAACCTATTATTATGGAAATTCTGCGTGGCTCACCCGCTTTATCAGCATTTCGTATCACTAAGCTCCTTTCCCAGTGTCAAGATCAACATCTCCCTGTTACCAACATTTATGCAGAATATGTACATTTTGCAGAAGTTAATGCCCCAATCACGAGAGATGAACGAGAGAAATTAAATAAGCTATTAAAATATGGCCCCTCTTTGGCCGAACTTGAGCCTAAAGGACAATTAATCTTAGTCACACCTCGTCCAGGCACAATATCCCCTTGGTCATCGAAAGCGACGGACATTGTCCATAATTGTGGACTGAACCAGATTGTCCGTTTAGAAAGGGGGATTGCCTATTATATTCAGAGTGTTGGCATGGATGATGGGCAATGGCACACGTTGTCAGCATTATTACACGATCGCATGATGGAAAATGTTTTCACTCAGTTCGAACAAGCCGAAGCCCTGTTTTCTCATCAGCAACCGGCGCCATTAAAACAGATTGATATTTTGCAATCGGGACGGGCAGCACTGGAATCGGCAAATATTGAACTAGGGCTGGCTCTGGCTACAGATGAAATTGATTATTTGTTGAAAGCTTTTCAGGAGTTGGGACGCAATCCAACAGATGTTGAGCTGTATATGTTTGCCCAGGCAAATTCTGAGCATTGTCGTCATAAGATATTCAATGCAGACTGGGTTATTGATGGTCAGACTCAACCCAAGTCTTTGTTCAAAATGATCAAAAACACGTTTGAACAGACGCCAGATTACGTGCTTTCTGCTTACAAAGATAATGCGGCGGTTATGGAAGGTTCTCATGTTGGCCGTTTTTTCCCCGACGCTATAACCGGTGTTTATGACTACCATCAAGAGCCTGCTCATATCTTAATGAAAGTGGAAACTCATAACCATCCAACCGCAATTTCGCCTTGGCCTGGTGCGGCAACGGGTTCTGGTGGTGAAATTCGTGATGAAGGTGCAACCGGACGGGGTGCTAAACCGAAAGCCGGACTGGTCGGTTTTTCGGTTTCAAACTTGAGAATTCCTGGATTTGAACAGCCGTGGGAAGAGGATTTCGGTAAACCTGATCGTATTGTCAGTGCGTTGGATATCATGCTGGAAGGTCCATTAGGAGGGGCGGCGTTCAATAATGAATTTGGGCGTCCGGCATTGTTAGGATATTTCAGAACCTATGAAGAAAAAGTCTCTTCCCATAACGGTACAGAGTTACGTGGTTATCACAAGCCCATCATGCTGGCGGGCGGGATCGGGAATATCCGTGAAGAACATATTCAGAAAGGGGATATTCCGGTCGGCGCAAAATTGATTGTGTTGGGTGGGCCAAGCATGAATATCGGTTTAGGGGGCGGTGCGGCATCTTCAATGACATCGGGTCAGTCTGATGCTGACCTGGATTTTGCCTCTGTGCAGCGTGACAATGCGGAGATGGAGCGTCGTTGTCAGGAAGTTATCGATAGTTGCTGGCAGTTGGGGAATAAAAATCCGATTTTATTTATCCATGATGTCGGGGCGGGTGGTTTGTCAAATGCCATGCCTGAATTGGTCAATGATGGCGGTCGAGGCGGGCGTTTTGAGTTACGCAATATTCTTAATGATGAACCCGGCATGAATCCTTTGCAGTTATGGTGCAATGAATCCCAGGAACGTTATGTTTTGGCTGTAGCACCAGAGCAGTTAGCCCTGTTTGAAGAAATATGTCGTCGTGAACGTGCTCCTTATGCTGTGGTTGGGGAAGCAACGGAAGAACGGCATTTACTGCTGAATGACACCCATTTTGATAATCAGCCAATCGATATGCCGCTGGATGTATTGCTCGGTAAGACGCCAAAGATGCAAAAAAATGTGCAAGTTTTGCAGGCTCAAGGGCAAAATTTGGTTCGCAAGGGCATTGAGCTGGCAGAAGCGGTAAAACGCATCTTACATTTGCCTGCTGTGGCGGAAAAAACATTCCTGATTACGATTGGAGATCGTTCCATAACCGGTATGGTTGCCCGTGACCAAATGGTTGGCCCTTGGCAAATCCCGGTCGCAGATTGTGCAGTGACTACCGCCAGTTTGGACAGCTATTATGGCGAAGCCATGTCAATGGGTGAGCGAGCGCCGATTGCATTGTTGGATTTTGCGGCATCGGCACGTATGGCGGTGGGTGAAGCACTGACCAATATTGCCTGCGCCTATGTACAAGATCTGAAACGCGTGAAGTTATCAGCTAACTGGATGTCAGCATCAGGCCATGCTGGTGAAGATGCGGGCTTGTACGCGGCTGTCAAAGCCGTGGGCGAAGAGTTGTGTCCGGCCTTGGGGCTGACCATTCCGGTTGGCAAGGATTCGATGTCAATGAAAACCCGCTGGAGTCAAAACGGGGAAGAGCGTGAAATGACTTCACCACTTTCATTGGCTATCAGTGCGTTCGCTCGGGTAGAAGATGTTCGTCGTACTGTGACACCAGAATTATCTACGCAAGATGACAATGCGTTGCTGCTGATCGATCTGGGTAAAGGGCAAAATGCGTTGGGCGGAACGGCATTGGCTCAAGTTTATCGCCAACTTGGGGATAAAACCGCAGATGTTCGCAGTGTTGAGCAATTAGCGGGTTTCTTTAATGCGATCCAACATTTGATTTCAGAACAAAAATTGCTGGCTTATCATGACCGTTCGGATGGTGGCCTATTGGTGACATTGGCTGAAATGGCTTTTGCAGGCCATTGCGGTTTGTATGCTGATATCAGTGCATTTGATGAAGATATTCTGGCTGCATTATTTAATGAAGAACTGGGGGCGGTAATTCAAATTCGTGAAACTGACAGAGAGCAAATTGAAAACCTGTTGGCAGATTATGGATTACATGAATGTGTGCACTATCTGGGTAAAGCCAGGGCTGGTGATGATTTTGTGATTTCCAGTGGCAATATGGAAGTTTATCGTCAGAAACGCAGCACATTGCGCTTATGGTGGGCAGAAACAACGTGGCAAATGCAGCGTCTGCGTGATAACCCTGAGTGCGCAGATCAAGAACATCAGGCAAAACAGGATGTGGATGATCCTGGCTTGAATGTGAAATTAACTTTCGACCCCGCGGAAGATATTGCGGCTTGCTATATTGCAAAACAAGTGCGCCCGCGCGTTGCTGTATTGCGTGAACAGGGAGTTAACTCTCATGTTGAGATGGCAGCAGCATTCCACCGAGCAGGTTTTGAGGCGGTAGATGTTCATATGAGTGACTTATTGGATGGTCGGATCACATTAGATCAATTCCAGACTTTGGTTGCTTGTGGTGGCTTCTCCTATGGAGATGTGCTTGGCGCGGGTGAAGGTTGGGCGAAATCCATTCTGTTTAATTCACGGGTACGTGATGATTTTGCCAGTTTCTTCGCAAGGCCGGATACGCTGGCATTAGGTGTGTGTAACGGTTGTCAGATGATCTCTAATCTGCATGAATTGATCCCAGGTACAGAACACTGGCCGCGCTTTGTCCGTAACCGTTCAGAACGCTATGAAGCCCGTTTTAGCTTAGTGGAAGTGGCAAACAGCCCTTCACTGTTCCTGAAAGATATGGCCGGTTCTCGTTTGCCGATCGCGGTGGCTCATGGTGAAGGGCTGGTGGAGTTTAGAAACAACCTGAGTTTAATGGAGCTTGAAAAGCACCAGCAGGTCGCATTGCGTTTTGTGGATAACTACGGTTCAGTGACAGAAAACTATCCAGCTAACCCAAATGGTTCCGTAAACGGTATTACTTCTGTGACCAGTCTTGATGGAAGAGTCACGGTGATGATGCCTCATCCTGAAAGGATATTCCGCACGGTTAGCAACTCTTGGCATCCTAAAGAATGGGGAGAAGATAGCCCGTGGATGCGTATTTTCCGTAATGTACGCAAACAGTTAGGTTAACAGAAAAGGCTCTGAAAATTCATCAGAGCCTTTATTTTTTACTTTGCGCTTTGGCATTATTAATCATTATCTATGACACTGTCTCTATATCGCGACAACAGTGCTTTATGGTGTCTCAAAAAGG
The sequence above is drawn from the Xenorhabdus ishibashii genome and encodes:
- the purL gene encoding phosphoribosylformylglycinamidine synthase codes for the protein MEILRGSPALSAFRITKLLSQCQDQHLPVTNIYAEYVHFAEVNAPITRDEREKLNKLLKYGPSLAELEPKGQLILVTPRPGTISPWSSKATDIVHNCGLNQIVRLERGIAYYIQSVGMDDGQWHTLSALLHDRMMENVFTQFEQAEALFSHQQPAPLKQIDILQSGRAALESANIELGLALATDEIDYLLKAFQELGRNPTDVELYMFAQANSEHCRHKIFNADWVIDGQTQPKSLFKMIKNTFEQTPDYVLSAYKDNAAVMEGSHVGRFFPDAITGVYDYHQEPAHILMKVETHNHPTAISPWPGAATGSGGEIRDEGATGRGAKPKAGLVGFSVSNLRIPGFEQPWEEDFGKPDRIVSALDIMLEGPLGGAAFNNEFGRPALLGYFRTYEEKVSSHNGTELRGYHKPIMLAGGIGNIREEHIQKGDIPVGAKLIVLGGPSMNIGLGGGAASSMTSGQSDADLDFASVQRDNAEMERRCQEVIDSCWQLGNKNPILFIHDVGAGGLSNAMPELVNDGGRGGRFELRNILNDEPGMNPLQLWCNESQERYVLAVAPEQLALFEEICRRERAPYAVVGEATEERHLLLNDTHFDNQPIDMPLDVLLGKTPKMQKNVQVLQAQGQNLVRKGIELAEAVKRILHLPAVAEKTFLITIGDRSITGMVARDQMVGPWQIPVADCAVTTASLDSYYGEAMSMGERAPIALLDFAASARMAVGEALTNIACAYVQDLKRVKLSANWMSASGHAGEDAGLYAAVKAVGEELCPALGLTIPVGKDSMSMKTRWSQNGEEREMTSPLSLAISAFARVEDVRRTVTPELSTQDDNALLLIDLGKGQNALGGTALAQVYRQLGDKTADVRSVEQLAGFFNAIQHLISEQKLLAYHDRSDGGLLVTLAEMAFAGHCGLYADISAFDEDILAALFNEELGAVIQIRETDREQIENLLADYGLHECVHYLGKARAGDDFVISSGNMEVYRQKRSTLRLWWAETTWQMQRLRDNPECADQEHQAKQDVDDPGLNVKLTFDPAEDIAACYIAKQVRPRVAVLREQGVNSHVEMAAAFHRAGFEAVDVHMSDLLDGRITLDQFQTLVACGGFSYGDVLGAGEGWAKSILFNSRVRDDFASFFARPDTLALGVCNGCQMISNLHELIPGTEHWPRFVRNRSERYEARFSLVEVANSPSLFLKDMAGSRLPIAVAHGEGLVEFRNNLSLMELEKHQQVALRFVDNYGSVTENYPANPNGSVNGITSVTSLDGRVTVMMPHPERIFRTVSNSWHPKEWGEDSPWMRIFRNVRKQLG